Proteins encoded in a region of the Saccharothrix ecbatanensis genome:
- a CDS encoding acyl-CoA dehydrogenase family protein: MHTLIRTHAAKADHDRRLSPAVVAALVEAGATRMLAPASLGGGEVDLPSWAVAIEDLARADGSAGWTAMTTSATSSLAWYLPPDTAAEVFGSPTSVVAGTAAPVGRAVAADGGHHVTGRWGWGSAVPLCDWVVGGAMTPDGPRLMLFPSSDVTVHDTWHAAGLRATESHEWEVSGAFVPARRQVWPPAVRVPGPLPTFPFFAFLAVGVAAVGLGIAARAIEEVEALAVTKTPQHAQGLLAEQTDAQRDLGVAEARLSAARAFLHAEVAARWAAAVAGQAGTTQERARLRLACSHAATESASITRQAFDTGGGTSVFENSPLQRCLRDAHVAAQHAMVSRRLFETYGKVKLGVPTDTTRL; the protein is encoded by the coding sequence ATGCACACCCTGATCAGAACGCACGCGGCCAAGGCCGACCACGATCGCCGACTCTCCCCGGCGGTCGTGGCGGCGCTGGTCGAGGCGGGCGCGACGCGGATGCTCGCGCCCGCCTCCCTCGGCGGCGGCGAGGTGGACCTCCCGTCGTGGGCGGTGGCGATCGAGGACCTGGCCCGCGCCGATGGTTCGGCCGGGTGGACCGCGATGACGACCAGCGCGACGTCGTCACTGGCCTGGTACCTGCCACCGGACACGGCCGCCGAGGTGTTCGGCTCGCCGACGTCGGTGGTGGCCGGAACGGCAGCGCCGGTGGGTCGGGCGGTGGCGGCGGACGGCGGGCACCACGTCACCGGCCGTTGGGGCTGGGGCAGCGCGGTGCCGTTGTGCGACTGGGTGGTCGGCGGCGCGATGACCCCGGACGGTCCGCGTCTGATGCTCTTCCCGTCGTCCGACGTGACGGTTCATGACACGTGGCACGCCGCAGGGCTGCGTGCGACGGAGTCCCACGAGTGGGAGGTCTCGGGCGCGTTCGTGCCGGCACGCCGTCAGGTGTGGCCACCGGCCGTGCGGGTGCCCGGTCCGCTGCCGACGTTCCCGTTCTTCGCGTTCCTGGCGGTGGGCGTGGCGGCGGTGGGGTTGGGGATCGCCGCACGGGCGATCGAGGAGGTCGAGGCACTGGCCGTGACCAAGACGCCTCAGCACGCCCAAGGCCTGTTGGCGGAGCAGACGGATGCGCAACGCGACCTGGGTGTGGCCGAGGCGCGTCTGTCGGCGGCACGGGCGTTCCTGCACGCCGAGGTGGCGGCCAGGTGGGCTGCGGCGGTGGCTGGACAGGCCGGCACGACCCAGGAACGCGCGCGCCTGCGCCTGGCGTGCTCGCACGCCGCGACGGAGTCGGCGTCGATCACCCGTCAGGCCTTCGACACCGGCGGGGGCACGTCGGTGTTCGAGAACTCACCGTTGCAGCGCTGCCTGCGCGACGCCCACGTGGCCGCCCAACACGCAATGGTGTCCCGCCGCCTGTTCGAGACCTACGGCAAGGTCAAACTCGGCGTCCCCACCGACACCACCCGCCTCTGA
- a CDS encoding LLM class flavin-dependent oxidoreductase, whose product MRLSVLDRSRVRAGHSHPEALRDTVTFAREAEQLGYHRFWVSEHHGVPGVAGSAPTVLAAAVAAATSRIRVGTGGVMLPNHQPLVVAEQFGVLESLFPGRIDMGLGRSVGFIEAVRKALGHDKDDAAEFGPRLAELLGYFTGDQPVRGYPADGLRVTPFVLATGAGAQVAAAHGVPLVIGAFRGEEAMIDAITTYRAQFRPSTWAADPYVVISSTVAVADTTEDAWRILVPEAWAMAYSRTRGEFPPLSAAEDILAEPMTTRERALFEQSLQGHVFGTPSEVEKALDALTERTGADEVLVTTSTHDRAAMLNSYRQLAALYH is encoded by the coding sequence GTGAGGCTTTCCGTGCTCGACCGGTCGAGAGTGCGCGCCGGCCACAGCCACCCCGAGGCACTGCGCGACACGGTGACGTTCGCCCGCGAGGCGGAACAACTCGGCTACCACCGCTTCTGGGTGTCCGAGCACCACGGCGTGCCAGGCGTGGCCGGGTCCGCGCCGACCGTGCTGGCCGCCGCCGTCGCCGCCGCGACGAGCCGGATCCGGGTAGGCACCGGCGGCGTGATGCTGCCCAACCATCAGCCGTTGGTCGTGGCCGAGCAGTTCGGCGTGCTGGAGTCCCTGTTCCCGGGCCGGATCGACATGGGCCTAGGGCGTTCGGTCGGCTTCATCGAGGCGGTCCGCAAGGCATTGGGGCACGACAAGGACGATGCTGCCGAGTTCGGCCCGAGGCTTGCCGAACTGCTGGGCTACTTCACCGGCGACCAGCCCGTGCGGGGTTATCCGGCCGACGGCCTCCGCGTGACCCCGTTCGTCCTGGCCACCGGCGCCGGAGCCCAAGTGGCCGCAGCCCACGGCGTGCCGCTCGTCATCGGCGCGTTCCGGGGTGAGGAAGCGATGATCGACGCCATCACCACCTACCGTGCCCAGTTCCGCCCTTCGACGTGGGCGGCGGACCCGTACGTGGTGATTTCCTCGACGGTTGCCGTGGCGGACACGACCGAGGACGCCTGGCGCATCCTGGTGCCCGAGGCGTGGGCGATGGCCTATTCAAGGACAAGAGGCGAATTCCCACCTCTCAGCGCGGCAGAGGACATTCTGGCTGAGCCCATGACGACCCGTGAGCGGGCACTGTTCGAGCAGTCCTTGCAGGGACACGTCTTCGGAACACCATCGGAAGTAGAAAAGGCCCTGGACGCCCTAACCGAGCGCACCGGCGCCGACGAGGTCCTGGTCACGACAAGCACCCACGACCGAGCAGCAATGCTCAACTCCTACCGCCAACTAGCCGCCCTCTACCACTGA
- a CDS encoding chorismate mutase yields MSESASSAQATALTAAPAALAAPTAPASLAEVRAGIDVIDSELVRLLAQRQGLVRAAASFKADDRAVRAPDRVEQVIASVRERALGAGLEPAVAEAVWRAMIGAFIDFELAAHAQVTHPQPG; encoded by the coding sequence GTGTCTGAATCCGCATCATCCGCACAGGCCACGGCCCTGACGGCAGCACCAGCGGCACTAGCGGCACCGACTGCGCCGGCGTCGTTGGCCGAGGTGCGCGCGGGTATCGACGTGATCGACTCGGAACTGGTCCGACTTCTGGCGCAACGGCAGGGGTTGGTCCGGGCCGCCGCGTCGTTCAAGGCTGACGACCGGGCGGTTCGCGCACCGGATCGGGTCGAGCAGGTGATCGCCTCGGTTCGGGAGCGGGCGCTGGGCGCAGGGCTCGAGCCCGCCGTCGCCGAGGCGGTGTGGCGGGCGATGATCGGGGCGTTCATCGACTTCGAGTTGGCCGCACACGCTCAGGTGACCCACCCCCAGCCCGGCTAA
- a CDS encoding proteasome assembly chaperone family protein, giving the protein MALDPEDLYEVDSDVPDLSGAVLLHHFEGFMDAGAAGATLVAHLLDVHEHRVVARFDIDDLIDYRSRRPTMTYATDRWESYDAPELVVHLLHDAVGTPFLLMTGPEPDRRWEAVTAAVLSLVERWGLRLAVGFHGIPMGVPHTRKLSVISHATRPELIIEGSPFSRVQVPGNLSALLEFRLGQAGHDAMGFAAYVPHYLAQGTYPAAGLGLLQSVTKATGLVIQAAALTEAAQRTDAEISRQVAESSEVAQVVEALERQYDAFSEASENLLLSDDESLPSADELGAEFERFLAEQQRDH; this is encoded by the coding sequence GTGGCGCTGGACCCGGAGGATCTGTACGAGGTCGACTCCGACGTCCCGGACCTGAGCGGAGCGGTGCTGTTGCACCACTTCGAGGGCTTCATGGACGCCGGTGCGGCGGGAGCGACGCTCGTCGCCCACCTGCTCGATGTGCACGAGCATCGGGTGGTCGCACGGTTCGACATCGACGACCTGATCGACTACCGGTCCCGTCGGCCGACGATGACCTACGCCACCGACCGGTGGGAGTCCTACGACGCGCCCGAGCTGGTCGTCCACCTGCTGCACGACGCTGTGGGCACCCCGTTCCTGCTGATGACCGGCCCGGAGCCGGATCGCCGGTGGGAGGCGGTGACCGCGGCCGTGTTGTCGCTGGTCGAGCGGTGGGGCCTGCGGCTCGCCGTCGGTTTCCACGGCATCCCGATGGGCGTGCCGCACACCCGGAAGCTGTCGGTCATCTCGCACGCCACCAGGCCCGAGCTGATCATCGAGGGTTCGCCGTTCAGCCGGGTGCAGGTGCCGGGCAACCTGTCCGCGCTCTTGGAGTTCCGGCTCGGCCAGGCCGGCCACGACGCAATGGGCTTCGCCGCGTACGTCCCGCACTACCTGGCGCAGGGCACCTACCCGGCGGCCGGGTTGGGGCTGCTCCAGTCGGTGACGAAGGCGACGGGTCTCGTCATCCAAGCCGCCGCCTTGACCGAGGCGGCCCAGCGTACGGATGCCGAGATCTCGCGGCAGGTGGCGGAGTCGTCGGAGGTCGCGCAGGTGGTCGAGGCACTGGAGCGGCAGTACGACGCGTTCTCCGAGGCTTCGGAGAATCTGCTGCTGTCGGACGACGAGTCGCTGCCCAGTGCGGATGAGCTGGGTGCCGAGTTCGAGCGCTTCCTGGCCGAACAGCAACGAGACCACTGA
- a CDS encoding TetR/AcrR family transcriptional regulator C-terminal domain-containing protein produces the protein MTDAIYQRIAREIRDRIESGELRPGDRVPSTREITVNWNVAMATATKALFTLRTEGVVRPVAGVGTVVSSEGGETARPRAQETDLTGERLVLAAVRVADADGLDGMSMRRVASQLGVATMSLYRHVENKDELVLRMIDHVLGEEELPDPAPRTWRERLEVSARLQWRLFQEHSWLAPAMSMTRPQLLPSAITHTEWMLSALDGRGLSLEEMMHAVVTVFGFVRGVAVNIEPEAGQRHDTGITGDEWMTQQAPALLDIAATGRFPMFSQVIGTEVDMELDTLFEFGLARMLDGIGEWISGRSMLTERRTGM, from the coding sequence ATGACTGACGCGATCTACCAGCGGATAGCGCGCGAAATCCGTGATCGGATCGAGTCGGGCGAGCTCCGACCCGGTGATCGAGTGCCCTCGACGCGCGAGATCACCGTCAACTGGAACGTCGCGATGGCCACGGCGACCAAGGCCCTGTTCACCCTGCGGACAGAGGGCGTTGTTCGTCCGGTGGCCGGCGTGGGGACGGTCGTCTCGTCGGAAGGTGGGGAAACTGCGCGACCGCGGGCGCAGGAGACCGACCTGACCGGCGAGCGGCTGGTCCTCGCGGCCGTCCGTGTCGCGGACGCGGACGGGCTCGACGGGATGTCGATGCGGCGGGTGGCGTCACAGCTGGGCGTGGCGACCATGTCGTTGTACCGGCACGTCGAGAACAAGGACGAACTGGTCCTGCGGATGATCGACCACGTGTTGGGAGAGGAGGAGTTGCCGGACCCGGCGCCGCGGACCTGGCGGGAGCGACTGGAGGTTTCCGCCCGGTTGCAGTGGAGGCTGTTCCAGGAGCACTCGTGGCTGGCGCCGGCGATGTCGATGACCAGGCCGCAGCTGCTGCCCAGCGCGATTACGCACACCGAGTGGATGTTGAGCGCTCTCGACGGGAGGGGGCTGAGCCTGGAGGAAATGATGCACGCCGTGGTGACGGTGTTCGGCTTTGTGCGAGGTGTCGCGGTCAACATCGAGCCCGAAGCGGGACAACGGCACGACACCGGGATCACCGGTGACGAGTGGATGACCCAGCAGGCGCCGGCCCTGCTGGACATCGCCGCCACCGGCAGGTTCCCGATGTTCAGCCAGGTGATCGGCACCGAGGTGGACATGGAGCTGGACACGCTCTTCGAATTCGGCCTGGCCCGGATGCTCGACGGGATCGGGGAATGGATCAGTGGTCGGTCGATGTTGACGGAAAGGAGGACTGGCATGTGA
- a CDS encoding FAD-dependent monooxygenase, translated as MNTVLISGASIAGPALAYWLHHHGLTPTVVERAPAPRPGGQAVDLRGTAREVAERMGILDEVRAAHTDARGMAFVDSAGKRTATMAPDTTGDSGGAIAELEILRGDLVRILHEATATGVEYVFDDSITSLTETAHGVEVVFERGEPRTFDLVIGADGLHSRVRSLAFGPESEFAHDLGAYISIFGTTQREDLDGWQLLHTVPGRTAGIYPTPGGEAKGMFVFASPPVEHDRRDTDRQRELVAEAFADGGWDVPRLLGDMRDAPDFYFDRLCQIRMDSWSRGRIALLGDAAFCASPMAGNGTSMALVGAYVLAGELATAPDHRTAFRRYEEEMREYVARCQKFALGGVDSLMPKSRMFIRMRDFTLRVVPHIPGGMRLFGGLQKIANTVSLKEYRPRSLTSS; from the coding sequence ATGAACACCGTACTGATCTCCGGCGCCAGCATCGCCGGCCCCGCCCTCGCCTATTGGCTGCACCACCACGGCCTCACCCCCACCGTCGTCGAGCGGGCGCCCGCGCCCCGGCCCGGCGGCCAGGCGGTCGACCTGCGCGGCACGGCCCGCGAGGTCGCCGAGCGGATGGGCATACTCGACGAGGTCCGCGCCGCGCACACAGACGCGAGAGGCATGGCGTTCGTGGACTCGGCGGGAAAGCGCACGGCGACCATGGCGCCGGACACGACGGGCGACTCCGGCGGCGCGATCGCGGAGCTGGAGATCCTGCGGGGCGATCTGGTCCGCATCCTCCACGAGGCGACCGCGACCGGGGTCGAGTACGTCTTCGACGACAGCATCACCTCGCTCACCGAGACCGCACACGGCGTGGAGGTGGTCTTCGAGCGCGGCGAGCCACGCACCTTCGACCTCGTGATCGGCGCCGACGGGCTGCACTCCAGGGTGCGATCGCTGGCGTTCGGCCCGGAGTCGGAGTTCGCGCACGACCTCGGCGCCTACATCTCGATCTTCGGCACCACCCAGCGGGAAGACCTGGACGGGTGGCAGCTGCTGCACACCGTGCCCGGTCGCACCGCGGGCATCTACCCCACGCCCGGCGGCGAGGCCAAGGGCATGTTCGTGTTCGCCTCACCCCCGGTGGAGCACGACCGGCGGGATACCGACCGGCAGCGCGAGCTGGTCGCCGAGGCGTTCGCGGATGGCGGTTGGGACGTGCCCCGGCTGCTCGGCGACATGCGGGACGCACCCGACTTCTACTTCGACCGGCTCTGCCAGATCCGGATGGACAGCTGGTCGCGCGGGCGGATCGCGCTGCTGGGTGACGCGGCCTTCTGCGCGTCGCCGATGGCGGGCAACGGCACAAGCATGGCGTTGGTGGGCGCGTACGTCCTCGCGGGCGAGCTGGCCACCGCGCCGGACCACCGGACGGCGTTCAGACGCTACGAGGAGGAGATGCGGGAGTACGTGGCGCGGTGCCAGAAGTTCGCGCTGGGCGGGGTCGACAGCCTGATGCCGAAGTCGCGGATGTTCATCCGCATGCGTGACTTCACGCTGCGCGTCGTACCGCACATCCCCGGTGGGATGAGATTGTTCGGGGGTCTCCAGAAGATCGCGAACACCGTGTCGCTGAAGGAATACCGGCCCCGGAGCTTGACCTCCAGCTGA
- a CDS encoding ABC transporter ATP-binding protein codes for MSLYHVANAQDDKRPFSVATLRRIWVFAQPHRKRLGQYLGLSVAVAVLAVATPVLAGRIVDAIVNGSTYEVVLGLAGLIAGIAIVEAALGLLTRWLSARIGEDLILDLRTTVFDHVQRMPIAFFTRTRTGALVSRLNNDVIGAQRAFSDTLSSVAGNLVTLVLTLVVMINLSWQITLLALVLLPVFVIPARRMGSRLARLEREAANHNATMSTQMTERFSAPGATLVKLFGRPAHESSEFAQRARRVRDIGVRTAMVQTVFLTALTLVSALALAVVYGLGGFYALRGELDAGSVVALALLLTRLYAPLTALASARVEVMSALVSFERVFEVLDLKPLITEKPDAGSVPDGPVSVEFEKVRFAYPSADKVSLASLEEVAVLDSRGGVEVLHDVSFRAEPGQVVALVGSSGAGKSTIASLLPRLYDVDSGAVRLAGVDVRDLSADSVRDVLGMVTQDGHLFHESIRSNLLLAQPSATEEELWEVLGRARLADLVKSLPDGLDTVVGERGYRLSGGERQRLTIARLLLAKPRVVILDEATAHLDSTSEAAVQAALGEALAGRTALVIAHRLSTIRAADLILVVEDGQVVERGTHTDLLAAGGRYEELYRTQFAEEAQTA; via the coding sequence ATGTCGCTGTACCACGTGGCCAACGCGCAGGACGACAAGCGGCCGTTCTCCGTCGCAACCCTCCGCCGCATCTGGGTGTTCGCCCAGCCGCACCGCAAGCGGCTGGGTCAGTACCTCGGGTTGAGCGTGGCGGTGGCGGTGCTGGCCGTGGCGACGCCTGTCCTCGCGGGACGGATCGTGGACGCGATCGTCAACGGCTCGACGTACGAGGTGGTGCTCGGGCTCGCGGGCCTGATCGCGGGCATCGCGATAGTCGAGGCGGCGTTGGGCCTGCTGACACGGTGGTTGTCGGCGAGAATCGGCGAAGACCTGATCCTGGACCTGCGGACCACGGTGTTCGACCACGTGCAGCGGATGCCGATCGCGTTCTTCACCCGCACCCGGACCGGGGCGCTGGTGAGCCGGCTGAACAACGACGTGATCGGCGCGCAGCGGGCGTTCAGCGACACGCTGTCCAGCGTGGCGGGCAACCTGGTCACGCTGGTGCTGACGCTGGTGGTGATGATCAACCTGTCGTGGCAGATCACCCTGCTCGCGCTGGTGTTGCTGCCGGTGTTCGTGATCCCGGCGCGGCGGATGGGTTCCCGTCTGGCGCGGCTGGAGCGCGAGGCGGCCAACCACAACGCGACGATGAGCACGCAGATGACCGAGCGGTTCTCGGCGCCGGGCGCGACGCTGGTGAAGCTGTTCGGCCGGCCCGCGCACGAGTCGTCGGAGTTCGCGCAGCGGGCGCGGCGGGTCCGGGACATCGGCGTGCGCACGGCGATGGTGCAGACCGTGTTCCTCACCGCGCTGACGCTGGTGTCGGCGCTGGCGTTGGCCGTGGTCTACGGGCTGGGCGGGTTCTACGCGCTGCGCGGCGAGTTGGATGCGGGCTCGGTGGTGGCGCTGGCGTTGCTGCTGACCAGGCTGTACGCGCCGCTCACCGCGCTGGCCAGCGCACGGGTCGAGGTGATGAGCGCGCTGGTGAGCTTCGAGCGGGTGTTCGAGGTGCTCGACCTGAAGCCGTTGATCACCGAGAAGCCCGATGCGGGGTCGGTGCCGGACGGGCCGGTGTCGGTGGAGTTCGAGAAGGTCCGGTTCGCCTACCCGTCGGCGGACAAGGTGTCCCTGGCGTCGTTGGAAGAGGTCGCGGTGCTCGACAGCCGCGGCGGGGTGGAGGTGTTGCACGACGTTTCGTTCCGGGCCGAACCGGGCCAGGTGGTGGCGCTGGTCGGTTCCTCGGGCGCGGGGAAGTCCACTATCGCCTCGCTGTTGCCGCGGCTGTACGACGTGGACTCGGGCGCGGTGCGACTGGCTGGTGTGGACGTTCGGGACCTGTCGGCCGACTCGGTCCGCGACGTGCTGGGCATGGTGACCCAGGACGGTCACCTGTTCCACGAGTCGATCCGGTCGAACCTGCTCCTGGCGCAGCCGTCCGCGACCGAGGAAGAGCTGTGGGAGGTGCTGGGCCGGGCGCGGCTGGCCGACCTGGTCAAGTCGCTGCCGGACGGGCTGGACACCGTGGTCGGTGAACGCGGCTACCGGCTGTCCGGTGGCGAGCGGCAGCGGTTGACGATCGCCCGGCTGCTCTTGGCCAAGCCTCGCGTGGTGATCCTGGACGAGGCCACCGCGCACCTGGACTCCACATCGGAGGCCGCGGTGCAGGCGGCGTTGGGTGAGGCGCTGGCCGGGCGGACGGCACTGGTGATCGCGCACCGGCTGTCGACGATCCGGGCGGCCGACCTGATCCTGGTGGTCGAGGACGGCCAGGTGGTGGAGCGCGGCACCCACACCGACCTGCTGGCCGCGGGCGGGCGTTACGAAGAGCTGTACCGGACCCAATTCGCCGAGGAAGCGCAGACTGCATAG
- a CDS encoding aspartate/glutamate racemase family protein, giving the protein MRTIGLIGGMSWESSAEYYRLLNEETRRRLGGHHCAPSLLLTVDFAEIEELQRTGQWERSGELLADAARTLEGAGAELVLLCTNTMHKVADAITDAIRVPFVHIVDATARKTAGYRKIGLLGTRFTMEQGFYRDRMREHGIELVVPDEPDRTLVHDVIYQELTKNRVEPASRAAYRDVMARLVDRGAEAVILGCTEITLLVDASDSTVPLIDSTRIHVETAVGLALD; this is encoded by the coding sequence ATGCGGACCATTGGGTTGATCGGTGGGATGAGTTGGGAATCGTCGGCCGAGTACTACCGGCTGCTCAACGAGGAGACGCGGCGGCGGCTTGGCGGGCACCACTGTGCGCCCAGCCTGCTCCTGACGGTCGATTTCGCCGAGATCGAGGAGTTGCAGCGGACTGGTCAGTGGGAACGCTCGGGCGAACTGCTGGCCGACGCCGCCCGCACGCTCGAAGGTGCTGGCGCGGAGTTGGTGCTGTTGTGCACCAACACCATGCACAAGGTTGCCGACGCGATCACGGACGCCATCCGGGTGCCGTTCGTGCACATCGTGGATGCCACGGCCCGAAAGACGGCCGGCTACCGAAAGATCGGGTTGCTCGGCACCCGTTTCACCATGGAGCAGGGCTTCTACCGTGACCGGATGCGGGAGCACGGCATCGAGCTGGTCGTCCCGGACGAGCCTGACCGCACGCTCGTCCACGACGTGATCTACCAGGAGCTGACCAAGAACCGCGTGGAACCCGCCTCACGCGCCGCGTACCGGGACGTGATGGCACGCCTGGTTGACCGCGGCGCGGAGGCGGTGATCCTGGGCTGCACCGAGATCACGTTGCTGGTGGACGCGTCCGACAGCACCGTGCCGCTGATCGACTCCACCCGCATCCACGTGGAAACTGCGGTGGGTCTGGCCTTGGACTAG
- a CDS encoding fibronectin type III domain-containing protein: MSRPVPVLVLLLAACLVGCGQEERQRLTATLTSPTDVSLVWEAEPGAVGQVVEYANVPDGDYTVLEFVPPDRTSYEHPDLIPQTEFYYRVRSFHGPASATVDVTLPPGDEVPESDGHAWAEPVTGPSGASPVRSADAGLPDLSAEIKHANGILFTWTDRFEGEEGYLLEVRPSGAAHFSVAAQLDPDVRSFGLITLPTEKNATYRVRAYYYGAATNVAHQKTGDTA, translated from the coding sequence GTGAGCCGTCCCGTCCCGGTGTTGGTGCTGCTCCTGGCCGCGTGCCTCGTCGGCTGTGGTCAGGAGGAGCGCCAACGGCTCACCGCCACGTTGACCTCGCCGACCGACGTTTCCCTGGTGTGGGAGGCGGAACCGGGCGCGGTGGGGCAGGTCGTCGAGTACGCGAACGTCCCCGACGGCGACTACACGGTCCTGGAGTTCGTTCCCCCCGACCGGACGTCGTACGAGCACCCGGACCTGATCCCGCAGACCGAGTTCTACTACCGGGTGCGGTCGTTCCACGGCCCCGCGTCGGCGACCGTGGACGTCACGTTGCCGCCCGGTGACGAGGTGCCCGAGTCCGACGGCCACGCGTGGGCCGAGCCGGTAACCGGTCCGAGCGGCGCGAGTCCGGTGCGTTCGGCTGACGCGGGTCTTCCTGATCTCAGTGCCGAGATCAAGCACGCCAACGGAATCCTGTTCACGTGGACCGACCGTTTCGAAGGGGAGGAGGGGTACTTGCTGGAGGTCAGACCCTCGGGTGCGGCGCACTTCTCGGTGGCCGCGCAGCTCGATCCGGATGTGAGGTCGTTCGGGTTGATCACGCTGCCGACGGAGAAGAACGCCACCTACCGGGTGCGTGCCTACTACTACGGTGCGGCGACCAACGTCGCGCACCAGAAGACTGGGGACACTGCCTAG
- a CDS encoding YciI family protein has product MKYMLLICVDDTIEPTAADPTIEQWLAEVGGRRLDGSELRSIQDATTVRTRGDEVLLTDGPFAETKEHIVGYDIVDCADLDEAIRIASRHPCARFGSVEVRPFAE; this is encoded by the coding sequence ATGAAGTACATGCTGCTGATCTGCGTCGACGACACCATCGAGCCGACCGCGGCCGACCCGACGATCGAGCAGTGGCTGGCCGAGGTCGGGGGCAGGCGGCTGGACGGGTCGGAGCTGCGGTCGATCCAGGACGCCACGACCGTGCGCACGCGCGGTGACGAGGTGCTGTTGACCGACGGGCCGTTCGCGGAGACCAAGGAGCACATCGTCGGGTACGACATCGTGGACTGCGCCGACCTGGACGAGGCGATCCGCATCGCGTCGCGGCACCCGTGCGCGCGGTTCGGCTCGGTCGAGGTCCGGCCGTTCGCCGAGTGA
- a CDS encoding RNA polymerase sigma factor, with translation MPVEARVADLFRAERGRIVATLIRLTGDWDLAEECVQDAFARALECWPREGIPLRPGAWLTTTARNRALDRLRRSTVEAAKLREVVAMPDDDPEALDDHGFRDDLLRLIFTCCHPALTLEARVALTLHTVTGLTTAEIARAFLVPEQTMAKRLVRARQKIRNARIPYRVPPAHLLPERTGGVLGVLYLLFNEGYAAGAGAELLRRNLCLEAIRLARTLVDLMPDEPEAVGLLALVLLQDSRQAARFDGGDLVPLEEQDRARWDGEQISEGVALLDSALRRGRPGPYQVQAAIAACHATAERAADTDWPQIALLYGELAKLVPSPVVRLNRAVAVAMADGPLAGLALVDGLADELTGHLLPATRADLLRRLGRNTEAITAYEEALALAPTDAERRHLARRITEVTAVKESARP, from the coding sequence GTGCCGGTCGAGGCACGGGTCGCGGACCTGTTCCGGGCCGAGCGGGGGCGGATCGTGGCCACGCTGATCCGCCTCACCGGGGACTGGGACCTGGCCGAGGAGTGCGTGCAGGACGCCTTCGCGCGGGCGCTGGAGTGCTGGCCGCGCGAAGGCATCCCCCTCCGTCCCGGCGCGTGGCTCACCACGACCGCCCGCAACCGGGCGCTGGACCGGTTGCGGCGGTCGACCGTGGAGGCGGCGAAGCTCCGGGAGGTGGTGGCGATGCCCGACGACGACCCCGAAGCCCTCGATGACCACGGGTTCCGCGACGACCTGCTGCGGTTGATCTTCACGTGCTGCCACCCGGCGTTGACGCTGGAGGCGAGGGTCGCGCTCACCCTGCACACGGTCACCGGCCTCACCACGGCCGAGATCGCGCGGGCGTTCCTCGTGCCGGAGCAGACGATGGCGAAACGGCTGGTGCGTGCGCGGCAGAAGATCCGGAACGCCCGCATCCCGTACCGGGTGCCGCCGGCGCACCTGCTGCCGGAACGGACGGGCGGCGTCCTGGGCGTGCTGTACCTGCTGTTCAACGAGGGTTACGCGGCCGGCGCGGGCGCGGAACTGTTGCGGCGGAACCTGTGCCTGGAGGCGATCCGGCTCGCCCGCACGCTGGTCGACCTGATGCCGGACGAGCCGGAGGCGGTGGGCCTGCTCGCCCTGGTGCTGTTGCAGGACTCGCGTCAGGCGGCACGGTTCGACGGTGGCGACCTGGTGCCGCTGGAGGAGCAGGACCGGGCGCGGTGGGACGGCGAACAGATCAGCGAAGGAGTGGCACTGCTCGACTCGGCGTTGCGGCGGGGTCGGCCGGGGCCGTACCAGGTGCAGGCCGCGATCGCCGCGTGCCATGCCACTGCGGAACGTGCGGCGGACACGGACTGGCCGCAGATCGCCCTGCTCTACGGCGAGTTGGCCAAGCTGGTGCCGTCACCGGTGGTGCGGCTCAACCGGGCGGTCGCGGTGGCCATGGCGGACGGCCCACTGGCGGGGCTCGCGCTGGTGGACGGCTTGGCGGACGAGCTGACCGGTCACCTGCTCCCCGCGACCCGTGCCGACCTGCTGCGGCGGCTGGGCCGGAACACCGAGGCGATCACCGCGTACGAGGAGGCCTTGGCGCTGGCTCCGACCGACGCGGAACGCCGTCACCTGGCCCGCCGGATCACCGAGGTGACGGCCGTCAAGGAGTCAGCTCGACCGTGA